One part of the Vicia villosa cultivar HV-30 ecotype Madison, WI linkage group LG6, Vvil1.0, whole genome shotgun sequence genome encodes these proteins:
- the LOC131613758 gene encoding ABC transporter B family member 15-like, with protein sequence MGDVDQKKERKKNMNGSIWSIFMHADTQDWFLMILGTIGAIGEGFTTPVMLFLSSRVINTYGTSSSTDGNAFIHNSNKNAMAWIYLACASFVVCFLEGYCWTRTSGRQAAKMRCRYLKAVLRQDVAYFDLQITSTSEIITSVSNDTLLIQDVLSEKVPNFLMNISLFIGSYIMPFIILWRLAIVAFPFCVILVIPGLIYGKTLMSLSRKIREEYNQAGIVAEQTLSSIRTVYSFVGEQKSMNAFSKALEGTVELGLKQGLAKGLAIGSNGFVFAIWAFLCYYGSKMVMYHGARGGTVFAVGACITVGGLALGASLSNMKYFSDAITAGERIKRVIERVPEIDSISAKGEILENVSGEVEFDNVEFAYPTRPETVILKKFSLKIPAGKTVALVGESGSGKSTVVSLLQRFYDPIGGEIRLDGVAIHKLKIKWLRSMMGLVSQEPALFATSIKENIMFGKEDATEEEIVEAAKICNAHDFISLLPNGYNTQVGERGVQLSGGQKQRIAIARAIIKKPRILLLDEATSALDTESERLVQQALDNATTGCTAVIIAHRLSTIQNADIVAVVHGGKVTEIGSHDELLQNDNNLYASLVRLQQTKTESEETVTTTFTNTQTASLVADLTSSVEDKFANVSIQNHDNDADNSVSFWRLLALNAPEWKQGVLGSLNAMVFGAIHPIFAFTMGSMISVYFNTDHVEIKNKTRVFSLWFFGLSLITLVVNIGQHYSFAYMGEYLTKRVRESMLSKILSFEVGWFDQDQNSSGAISSRLANDANVVRSLVGDRMFLLVQTFSAVATAYTMGLVISWRLTLVTIASQPIIIACFYTKGVLLKSLSSKSIKAQEQSSKLASEAVSNLRTITAFSSQDRILKMLDEAQQGPIQENFRQAWFAGLGLGCSQFFTACSWSLNYWYGGKLLVDGLITKKALFESFMVVLTTGRVIGEAGSMTKDISKGADTVRSIFTILDRRTEIESDEPNTFKPVTLTGQIEFCDVHFAYPARPNVTIFQGFSIKIEAGKSTALVGQSGSGKSTIIGLIERFYDPLQGSVTIDGMNIKSYNLKSLRKHIALVSQEPTLINGTIRDNIAYGTTCDKIDEAEIIEAARVANAHDFIASLRDGYETWCGDKGVQLSGGQKQRIAIARAMLKNPKVLLLDEATSALDNKSEKVVQEALDKVMVGRTSVVVAHRLSTIQSCDVIAVLDKGRMVEIGTHKTLLANGPSGAYYSLVNLQTKHAVSNKDSL encoded by the exons ATGGGTGATGTGGATCAGAAAAAGGAAAGGAAGAAGAACATGAATGGTTCAATATGGTCCATTTTCATGCATGCAGATACACAAGATTGGTTCCTTATGATTTTAGGCACCATTGGAGCCATTGGTGAAGGCTTTACTACACCAGTGATGTTGTTTCTTAGTAGCCGCGTGATTAATACTTATGGCACTTCATCTTCCACCGATGGAAACGCTTTCATCCATAATAGCAATAAG AATGCAATGGCTTGGATCTATTTGGCTTGTGCatcttttgttgtttgttttcttg AGGGTTATTGTTGGACAAGGACAAGTGGAAGACAAGCTGCAAAAATGAGATGCAGATATTTGAAAGCAGTTCTTAGACAAGATGTTGCTTACTTTGATTTGCAAATCACAAGTACTTCAGAGATTATCACTAGCGTCTCCAACGACACTCTCTTAATTCAAGATGTTCTTAGCGAGAAG GTTCCAAATTTTTTGATGAACATTTCATTGTTCATTGGAAGCTACATAATGCCTTTTATAATACTATGGAGACTAGCAATTGTAGCATTTCCATTTTGCGTTATTCTAGTGATTCCTGGATTAATCTATGGCAAAACTTTGATGAGTTTATCAAGAAAGATTAGAGAAGAGTATAATCAAGCTGGTATAGTTGCAGAACAAACGCTATCTTCTATCAGAACTGTTTATTCTTTTGTGGGGGAACAGAAATCCATGAATGCTTTCTCTAAAGCTCTAGAAGGTACTGTGGAGTTGGGTTTAAAACAAGGATTAGCCAAAGGTTTGGCCATTGGAAGCAATGGTTTTGTGTTTGCCATTTGGGCTTTCTTATGTTATTATGGTAGCAAAATGGTTATGTATCATGGTGCTAGAGGAGGGACAGTTTTTGCAGTTGGAGCATGCATAACAGTTGGTGGATT AGCATTAGGAGCTAGTTTATCAAACATGAAGTATTTCTCGGATGCAATTACGGCCGGTGAAAGAATCAAGAGAGTAATAGAAAGAGTTCCTGAGATAGATTCTATCAGTGCAAAAGGAGAAATATTAGAAAATGTTTCCGGGGAAGTGGAATTCGACAATGTAGAATTTGCATACCCAACAAGACCCGAAACCGTTATCCTTAAAAAGTTTAGTCTCAAGATTCCAGCAGGAAAAACAGTTGCGTTGGTTGGTGAAAGTGGTTCAGGGAAATCGACAGTGGTATCGTTGTTGCAACGATTTTATGATCCAATTGGTGGAGAGATTCGCCTCGATGGAGTGGCTATTCATAAGTTAAAGATTAAATGGCTTAGATCAATGATGGGTTTGGTTAGTCAAGAACCTGCTTTGTTTGCAACAAGCATTAAAGAGAATATAATGTTTGGTAAAGAAGATGCTACTGAGGAAGAGATTGTTGAAGCTGCTAAAATTTGTAATGCTCATGATTTCATTTCGTTGCTACCTAATGGTTACAATACTCAG GTAGGAGAAAGAGGAGTTCAATTATCAGGTGGACAAAAACAAAGGATAGCAATTGCAAGAGCTATAATTAAAAAACCACGAATCCTTCTTTTAGACGAAGCAACCAGCGCATTAGATACTGAGTCCGAACGACTCGTTCAACAAGCACTTGACAATGCAACAACTGGTTGCACTGCCGTCATCATTGCTCATCGTCTCTCCACAATCCAAAACGCTGACATTGTTGCTGTCGTGCACGGTGGAAAAGTTACCGAGATTGGTTCACATGACGAACTTCTTCAGAACGATAACAACCTATACGCCTCCCTCGTCCGCCTTCAACAAACCAAAACTGAATCAGAAGAAACGGTTACAACTACTTTCACAAACACACAAACGGCTTCCTTGGTGGCAGACcttaccagttcagttgaagaTAAATTTGCTAATGTTAGTATACAGAACCACGATAATGATGCTGATAATTCGGTATCTTTTTGGAGATTACTTGCATTGAATGCTCCAGAATGGAAGCAAGGGGTTTTGGGGAGTTTGAATGCAATGGTGTTTGGTGCGATTCATCCTATTTTTGCATTTACGATGGGATCGATGATATCTGTGTATTTTAATACAGATCATGTGGAGATAAAAAACAAGACTAGAGTTTTTTCACTTTGGTTTTTCGGTTTGTCGTTGATAACTTTGGTGGTTAATATTGGACAACACTATAGCTTTGCTTACATGGGAGAGTACTTGACTAAACGTGTAAGAGAGAGCATGCTTTCTAAAATACTCAGTTTTGAAGTTGGGTGGTTCGATCAAGATCAAAATTCTAGTGGTGCGATTTCTTCTCGACTTGCCAATGATGCTAATGTG GTGAGGTCATTAGTAGGTGACAGAATGTTTTTGTTGGTACAAACATTTTCAGCAGTTGCAACAGCATACACTATGGGTCTAGTCATTTCATGGAGGCTCACACTTGTTACCATAGCTTCTCAACCAATTATAATTGCTTGTTTTTACACAAAAGGTGTTTTACTCAAAAGTCTTTCAAGCAAGTCTATTAAGGCCCAAGAACAAAGTAGCAAGTTAGCTTCTGAGGCAGTTTCAAATCTTAGAACCATTACTGCATTTTCATCTCAAGATAGAATCCTCAAAATGCTTGATGAGGCCCAACAAGGCCCAATTCAGGAGAATTTTCGACAAGCGTGGTTTGCTGGTCTTGGGCTTGGGTGTTCGCAATTCTTCACGGCTTGTTCTTGGTCCTTAAATTATTGGTACGGCGGGAAGCTTTTGGTTGATGGGTTGATAACGAAGAAAGCGTTGTTTGAGAGTTTTATGGTTGTGTTGACTACGGGGCGGGTCATAGGTGAAGCTGGAAGCATGACTAAAGATATTTCCAAAGGTGCAGATACCGTGAGATCGATCTTTACCATCCTAGATCGGCGCACAGAAATCGAATCAGACGAGCCTAATACGTTTAAGCCAGTTACTCTAACGGGCCAAATAGAATTTTGCGACGTGCATTTTGCATACCCCGCTAGGCCTAATGTGACTATATTTCAAGGTTTTTCAATAAAAATTGAAGCGGGAAAATCGACTGCATTGGTAGGGCAAAGTGGTTCGGGAAAGTCGACGATCATTGGACTAATAGAGAGATTCTATGATCCATTGCAAGGAAGTGTGACAATAGATGGTATGAACATAAAATCATATAACCTAAAGTCACTAAGAAAACACATAGCACTTGTGAGCCAAGAACCAACATTGATTAATGGAACCATAAGGGACAACATTGCATATGGAACAACATGTGACAAAATTGATGAAGCTGAGATAATAGAAGCAGCAAGGGTAGCCAATGCTCATGATTTCATAGCTAGTTTGAGAGATGGGTATGAGACATGGTGTGGAGACAAAGGAGTGCAACTTTCAGGGGGTCAGAAGCAAAGGATAGCAATAGCAAGGGCTATGTTAAAGAATCCAAAAGTGTTGCTACTAGATGAGGCAACAAGTGCACTAGATAACAAGTCAGAGAAAGTGGTGCAAGAAGCATTGGATAAGGTAATGGTGGGAAGAACAAGTGTGGTTGTGGCACATAGGTTGAGTACAATACAAAGTTGTGATGTTATTGCTGTTTTAGACAAAGGGAGGATGGTTGAGATTGGAACTCACAAAACATTGTTGGCTAATGGACCTTCTGGTGCTTATTACTCTTTGGTAAACCTTCAAACTAAACATGCAGTCTCAAATAAAGATAGTTTGTGA